The Blautia pseudococcoides genome segment CTTCTTCATTCTTTTCCAAATAATCTTTCCATTCTAGAATTTTCATTCTAATGGCGTCGATTTTTTTCGCATTTTCTTCTGTAAAATACATTCTTTCAATATCAGAATTATTAACTGATGCAGGTGAATAATTTCGATACACAAAACCTGATTTCCCTTCCAGTGCATTTAAATAATTCAAAACACTATTGTATGGATCAGATCCTGTCTCTATGTGTTCTTTTGTTATTACTTTTTCAAATCTAGGCTCGCTTTGATTTAATAAAACAGCTGATGTAATTACCGATGCCGATGCCAAAAAATCATTAGCAGTCACACTATAACCATTTTTTTTCAAAGCTATAGAGACACTGCCACTTCCTGAAAAAGCATCCAAACAATTTATACAGTTACTATCTGTATGATTTTTAATATTACTTATAATAAAATCTTCAAGTTGTCGTTTATTTCCAAGAAATTCTATCCCCATATTACTCCTACCATTTTTTGTCTATATATGAAAATAGACGTTCTTTTAATTTCTCAATTCTATCTACAGATGAAAGATCACTCATATCTATTGTTAAGCTAAATAATTTGTAATCTTTTGAACCATCTGTTACTTCCCATGAATGTTCTGTTATTGCTTCATCATTCTCACATGGAGATATTAAAATTCCCGTATCGCAATTATGTGTAACTAGTGATGTAAATAATTGATATATGTCCGCATTTATCGGTTTTTTTTGTTTGTCATCTGCATATATATTCTTATATTTTGCATCAATTAGTAATCTTGGAGTTCCATCCTTATATAACTTGTTATCTGGTACTGTATAGTACGATGATGTATTTGCTGATACAGCTCTTGCAAATAATAAACTACTCTGTGCTTCAGATTTAATACCATAAGTTGTCGTTTTAATTTGCTGTAGAATTTTCTCAACAAATTTTTCATAGATGACTTCTGTGTTAACAACATATCCTATACCACCACCAAGTTTTTCAGAATGATAGTATGAATATCCAAGCGCTATATTGTTTGCGATATTGATTGCTTCTAAATAATGACTATATTGTGGTGGCAACTTTGTATTAACCGGAATATTATAAATCTTATGCGTTTTTGGACTCACATCAATAATCATTTTAAGTTTAATCCTCAGCCAATTATTGCGAACTTTCGCTATCAGTGTTTTTGTACACCAATGTAACAAATAATTAAATTCGTTATCTGTATCAAACAAATCACATTCATAAAACATAATTCCTGGATGTGATATCACATTTTTTAACTGTTCACTTAGTAAAAGTCTTCCTTTCAAAAATCTAGAGGCTTCTTCAATGGCACGGTATGAATGTATTGAATCTTTACCCAAAGCATCTTCCATTGTTTCTATAAACATCATTGCTACATGATCATAAAACGAAAACGTTGATGTAGTAATATGCGAAGATTTTTGTGTAAGCAATCGATTACTTCTAGACCAATAAATCATATTAAATAAACTTTCTCTCCACTTATCTCCTGTTTTGAGAAACTTAGGCATAATCTCTATTTCCAACTGTTTCAATGTAATAACACCTGCTATACCTTGAAACTTTATTTTTCTAGTTTTCTTTCTTGTATAGATTTGAATTGGTTGTACTCGCATACCAAGCTTAGTTTTCAGCTCATCAGACTTTACTTCTAATTCTTGAATAAGATGAGCAGACTCATATTCTGAAAATAAATCTTTATAATTATATTCTCGTAATTCTTTTACTAAAATCTGCTTCATCTTTCACTCCTTCGATTATTTTAAGCTTTCCATCCACCTTATAGCATCAATCGCTGTCATAGTATTTGTGGAGATGATTTCTACACCGCCAAGATCCACCTCTTCATCGCTTGGATTAGTAACCGTATAGGGAGCTGCTCTCCCCTCTTCACATCCCAATAAATACATCAGTTGCTCTTCTCTATTTCTAAATATCTCTTCCAACTGAGGCAATATTTGATTATATAGAGAATACAAAAAGCTATCCATTAACTGTTCTGGATTATTTTCTTCACTTAGTTTCCATACATATGAATATCCAAGCATATAATCTTTGCCTAAAAATATTTGTACTTTTTCATTTATATGTTTCATCATATCCTTAATCAATACTAATAACATCTTAATATCATGATCTTTTACATCTGTTGATGGATTTGAAGCATAAACTATCCGGACAATATCATAATGAGTTTCTAATGATAATATTTCTGGATAGTCATTATATCTATAAAATCTTCTTCTTAAAGCGCTGTCTAATGGATATATTGATTTGTCTACTGAATTCATGCTTGCTATTGTATATACCTCAGCTGGCATTAAAAAAGGATTACTTACAGAATACTTACCATCCGATGTCGTAAAGTCGAGTTTTTCACCATAACCTAAATATGGCAATTGAATCTCAACTGTACTATTTCTTTTATTTCCATAAGCATCAAGGCGTTTGTCCGGTTCAATAATTGTAATGAATTCACCAAATACTTTTGATACATTTGCTCTATTCAATTCATCTATTACTAATAATGATCTTTGATTCTTTTCCCTTGCATATTCACATAATTCTAATAATTTTCCCGGTTTTGGTTTTATATCTATAAGCTTTTTTGATGAACTATCCGTTGACATACCAATTATAAATTCTTCATAGGAATAACTTTGGTGAAAAGTTGTCCATGTAGTTTTGGACTTAACTAAATCACTTCCTAACGAAAAGTAATCACTTATTTGATCTTCATCAAACATTAAATTACTCACTCCACCATTGTTAAATAAAGTTACTACTTCCTGCATCAAAGTTGTTTTTCCGGTTCCAGGAGGTCCATACATTAACAAGTTGGTGTGTGTCATCAATTCATTGTATAGTTTTTCTGCTTCATTAGACACATGAACTCCAGGAATATACATACCACAATCTGGAGTTTCTTGAATTGCATCTTGAAGAACCTGTGGTAATCCACTTACTTCATTTTCTAAAAGTACTCTTCCAAAATATTTATCACTCATAGTTCTGATTAAAACTATGTAGCTTTTCTCATCAACTGCCTTAGGCATTCTTGTTGTCTCAACCCACATTGGATATGCTGTCCCTGGTCTTTGTGATCTAATATACCAATCTTTTCTAGCAGAATTGATTCCCATATATCTAACCCCAACTGTCTGTTTAGGCACTGATGCTCCATTAAAACTATATCCCTCTAGATCAACGTTGACATCGAACCCGCCGTTTGCAGTGTAATTTTCCTTATTAACTAATTCAAAACATTTTGCCAATTTTTTAGATGCACCAAGTCTAATATCATACTGTCCTGCAGATTTTCCCGTAAGTGTATCAATCGTTGCTTGATTATAATTTCTCCATAATACTGAAAACACCTTTTCCATGTACATTACCCCTTCTTTTATTAAAGTGCACTTTTTCCACTTTTAATCCATTCATCTAATTCTAATTTTTTGAATTTCCAAAGTTTTCCTATTTTGTGTGCTGGAATATCCGTTCTTTTTATCCAATTTCTCACTGTATCTTTTGTAACATCCATATATATTGATGCTTCTTCCAATCCGATCCACTTGTCTTCCTTTTTTTCGTTCATATTTGTCTCCCAAAAATAACCAACAATTTGTTCCCTAAATTGATTCTAATATAGCACATATACTCTTTTCATTCAATCTTTTAATATGATTTCATTGTAATTCATAGTGTTTTATAGTATTTTATTCAACCAGCCCAGGCTAATGCTGTCTACTACAATGCAGAGAGTGCCATGCTGTACTGGCAGGCATAATCTGTACACAAAAACAGCACAGCAATGATCCTCTCATTGTCTGCGCTGTCTCTATTTTTCATATCTGTCAGCTTTCTGCTGTTTTTAATATAATTTTGCTCCTGCCGGGATGCGTTCATCTACCATTAAACAATGCAGTTTTTCCACACCCTCTTCATGATGTACCGCTGAGATGATCATACCGCAGGAATCAATTCCCATCATCGGGCGCGGCGGCAGGTTTGTGATCGCGATCAATGTCTTCCCAACCAGTTCTTCCGGTTCGTAAGTATCATGAATACCGCTTAAGATCACACGGTCAACACCTGTTCCGTCATCTAAGATGAATTTTAAAAGCTTCTTGCTCTTTGGTACTGCAGAACACTCCTTTACTTTTACTGCCCTGAAATCTGATCTTGCAAATGTTTCAAAATCAACCATATCCTGGAACAGCGGCTCAATCTGCACCTTAGAAAAATCAATCTTCTCAGCAGCTTTTCCCACTGGTTTTTCTGCCTTTTTCCCATTGTCAGAACCACCCAGTGACTTCATGGTCGGGAAAAGTTTCCCAACTAATTTACATGCCGTCATAACGATTCAAATCCTTTCATTTCTTTACTTTCCCATTCTTCACAGTGCTTCGTATCACATCAGGGAAAAAAGAAAATCGTTGTCAAATTGTTGTCTTCGCAGAAAGTTTGTTGTCAGCTTACTCACACTGAGAACCCTTCCTAAAAGATGTCCAATTTGGATAAGTTTTCAAAAGATTCCTTTTTCTTTTGATCTGTAGCTTCGGCATAGATATCCATCGTAGTTTCGATATTCCGATGGCCCATAATTGCCTGAATTACTTTTAAGTTTGTTTCATGTTCGCAGAGTCTTGTACAAAAGGTATGCCTCAAGTGATGACAGGAGAAATCTGGAAGAATAATTGGCTCTCTCCGCTCGCGCTTGGCATTGATGACCTCTTCCGCATTGTACCCGATGATAATCCGTTTGATAGTACGATTCACCGCCTGCGGATTTAAAACAGAACCAAAACGATTGATAAATACAAAACCCGTCATTCCATCGATCTCGGTTTCATTGAATCCCGTTTCTTCCTGCTCCTCATGCTCCATGTGGAAGGCGTCACATACAATATCAAGCATCGGAATCGTTCTGATACCTGCATCTGTCTTTGGCTTCGATATTCGCAGAACAGACTTTCTTGATTTTCCAACCGGGTAATAAACCAGACTGTGATTGATGCTAAGAATCTGATTATCAAAATCAAGATCTTCCCAGCGGAGACCAAGTGCTTCTCCAATTCGGCATCCAGTTCCAAGTAAAACCGTAAACAACGGCCACCAATGATAATACACCGGATGATTGGATATATACTCCAGAAATACTCTCTGTTGCTCAATCGTTAAAGCATGTCTCACACCTCTTGACTTATCCGCCTTCTTGCTAACTTCCTTCATAATTCCGTCTGACGGATTTTTCCGAATAATTTCATCTCGAACCGCCAATTGGAACGTCGGATGCAGCAAGGTGTGAATCGAATCCAGTGTCCCTAACGATAACTCTTCCTCTTTAAGTAAATAGCAATAAAACTGGAGTACATCTGAATACTTAATGTCTGCGATTTTTTTCTTTCCGAATGTATGTCTGACAAAACGATCATACATATAATCGTAATTACTACGGGTGGTCGCCCGCAAATCATACTTCGTAGAGATATACCGATCATAGGTATCATTTATGGATGCTTTCCCTGCAACATACAGATCCAGTCCATCCAATTGATCCTTCATCAGCTGCTTTTCTTTTTCTCGAAGCGTTGCCAAATCCTGCGCATATATGGACCTACGCCTGCCCAACGGATCAGTATAGGTGTACATATACCGCTTATCTGATGCCCTCTGTACTTCTCCTTTCCTGAGTGCTCTTCCCCGCTCATCTTTTCGTGTCTTTGCCATGTCTGTAACCTCCTTCATAAAATGAAGAAGGGACTCACAGCACTTACTTTCGCTTGGACAAATACTCTTCCAAACTTCGCAGGGCAACCTCTGTCATTGTAATCTTGTGTTCAGCAGCATACCTGGTCAACTCAGCATGGGTTTTTTCTGATAATCGAACCGTAATGGACTTACGCTTTGCATTGTCCTCCTTTGGTCTACCCATTTTTGTCATACCGCTACCTCCACATGTCTTCATTATACTTATCGTAAGACAGAAAGTCAATTCCCCAAGTGCTTAAAGTCCCTCTATATAAAAAAGCCATAATGTCTCACCTACTTTAATACTCTCGGAATGACTCCAAAAATTTTTCAAAAATTTCGCAATTCACTAAAGCAATGCCATCAATCTTATAAACAGCTTTTGCTTCCTTTGCGAGTTCTTGAAACTTTGTCAGCCCAAGGCTGTACTTCTCTGCTCCTTCTTTGTAGCGCACAAACTTTTTTGCATACTGCTTTGTTTGCTCTACGTCTTTCCTTTTATAGCCCATAATCAGCCTCCTTACTATTAAAATCAAAATAAATGCCCCCTTCTCCGCCTGTGGCTGTCAGGTCCATAGAAATTTCATCTCCCCGCCTGCATTATGGTCGGGCTGCGAATTACAGAAGTATCATTATCCCCGGCCGGATCATTGCGTTATATGGGTGCCGCCCATATATCAGTGCTCCTGGTTTTGCTCGCCACACAAACGGATAGCCGCTTCTCGGTTCGGGAACGTAGAGTTGGAAGCTATGAAATTGTCAAGGTACCATGGCATGGGGATGCCTTTACCTATAAAAAGCCTCATCATCTCTCAAATCTCGAACAGAATTCAAAAAAAAATGAAAACGGTCTCAGAAAAATCTGAGACCGCCTTCGTCTAAAAGACAAACTTTGAAATATTGAGCGCAATATGTATCAAAATATACTGTCTTAAATCTTCATCTATTTGCCCGTCAACCTTACTGTGCTTATCAATTAATGGTGCATACAGTAGAAATAGTTGCTCTAACGCCTCATGACTGCCGGAAACTGCCGCCTGAAGCATCTTTTCAAATTCCATGTGATTCATAGTTTATCACCGTCCTTTGTCAATGCTATGCGCAGCTTCTTCAATGCCTGATAGCGCTGGTCGTAAACATGCTGCGGAGAACAGTTCAATATCCGTGCAATTTCCTCCGGTTTTCTCTCTTCCACAAACAGCATTGTCAGTATCTCCTGCCGCTTTATCGGCAATTTTGCAAATGCCTCTGCCAACCGTTCCTCTTCAAAGTCAAAAGCGGATTTTGGATTCGCATAATATGCAGCTTTTTCAGAAACAGCTAAAGCGCTCTCTGGCAATTCCTCAATTGAAACTATATTTACCTTGGGTTTTTCCCGTTCCAAATATTTGAGTCTGGCGCGGTAAACTGTTGTTTCCAGCCATGCTGTGAATCTGGCCCGTAGCTCGTCATGTTCAGACTTTTGCTGATGGTTCATATTTGTACCTCCTTACGGGGCACACCACCAGGGCAAAAGTCAAGACACGCCGTAGTGGCGTGCCTTAATTTTCAACTTGTTACCTTTTTACAGTTGTCAATGGCTTAATCCATATGGGATCACCTCCTTATTTTCAGATAACAAAAAACGACCATACTACATTTTCATGTAGCATAGCCGTTCTATAAAGCGTAAACTTTTTCTGTTTTGTTATATGCTCATCATTCATCCGTATGACTGAACTTTTCAATGGTATTTAAAAATTCAGCCAGACCTTCGCAAGCGTATACACGCTGCTTTACCGGATACTTCTCGATGCGCTCTGCAATCTCTCGCAAATAGACCTTCTCAGGTTCTGTATAATACTCCCTGAGCAATTGATCTACCGTTACAGAAAGAGCATTTGCAATACGTACAATCATATCCAGGCTTGGAATTCCTCTCGCATTTTCAATCTGGCCGATATGACTGTTACCACAATCACAAAGCTCCGCCAAATCTTCCTGGCGCATTCCGCGCATTTGTCGGTACTTCCTAATATTCTTACCTAAAATAACATAGTCCATGGTTCTACATTCTCCTTACATTTTTATTTTATACAATCTGGCAATGGAATTGAAGAACTCAACATTCCAATACACGCACTATAAGTGGAATACAAACTTTTTCACATGGACTTTTCTATTATTAAGTGTGTTAAATAACCATCATTATCCTATCGGATGCACTGTAGTTTTATGAAAACACATCCAGATTATCCAACATCTGTGCAATGTCTGCCTCCAGAGTATCTGTCCCATTTCCCTCTGAAAATGCGATTAAGGATTCGTCCTGATGAACTGTTGCAAGTCTCTCCTCAACAATGCGCCGTATGATTTCTTCAATTCCATCCCGATTATAGCCAGACGTCAGCTTGACCTCTATTTTACAATGTGTATCCTGCAAATCCGGGTTAGAATTAAGATAATCGTTAAGGGCTGCAACAACAACTGCACTTTTTTTGTTTCCCAGCCTTTCAAGCAACTCTCCAGCCTTTACTTGTTCCTCTGAATCTGCGCCAAATTGAAGCGAAAAGCGATATTTTCCATCCTTTTTCATTATACATCCCTCCGTCCCTTATCCAAGCGGACGAAGTGAAAGCGTTTTCCTGCCCAGCATTTCATACCCCAGTGCGTTCGCATTCGGAGATTCAACAAAGTCTGCCTTTGCTACCAAAGGCGAGCTCATCAGGAAATGTTTTAAAAGAATACTTCCCCCGCCGATAAAAACTGCAGGATTGGAACGCAGATCCACTTGCAATTCTCTAAGCTGATTCAGAATATCCTGTGCATGTAACTTCGTTACTTCACAAATTGTCTCTTTGACATCCTCCGGCAGAATGGTATTCTCGGACTGGAGAACTGCACTAATATGCTCATCTTCGATACGCATATCATGAAGTGCACCAACTTTTCGTATGATTTCGTTGTTCATAGTAATAATGCCAGTTTCCAGACTTCGGCAAAACTGCAGATCTGGTTTTCCATTCTTCAAGAGCAGCACATCTGTGGTATAGCCGCCAATGTCAACGACAAACATACGAACAGTATGGACAACCAAACTACTCTGGGGAATAACAGCGGCATATGCCTGCGGGAACACCATGACACGGTCTATCTTAATACTGTATGGCTTATCACCATAAACAAATTTGATAATTCCATCTCTTTTGAAATAACGAGCGAATTTATCTTTTAAAACCCCAAAATGCTCCGGCGGCAGACCAACAGCCAGCTGAATCTGCTCTACCGGCGTATATTGCCCTCTGTTCTCCAGTTCTTTGGCGATTGCGAATAATGTCAGGATGAAATAACGGTCATCCTGTGTTTTGTCTCTCATATAACTTAGGCGGCGTCCGCTCAGGGTCCAGTATTTTCCTCCATACTCCAGAATCTCATCCGTCATAGGCGGCTTAACCGTATGCTCTGAAAGCCCTGAAATAAAAGAGTGGTTTGTGGTCTTTATGGCGTAATTGCCATGGTCGATTGCGATTAACATATGTATACCTCCTGCAAAGTTCATTCTTATACTTATCATTACACGATTTGCTATGCGTATTTACAACTTTTATACGCATTTGATTAAAAAAAGCACACGAAAAAGGGTGAAGCATTTTGCTCCACCCCAGTTCTTAACGTTTCTTTTGAAAACAATATTCCCAGATGTAGTCATCCAGCCCTTTATAGCGTGGATCCCACAGGTAAGTACCAAACCGGAATCCCATATTGCCAAGAAGACTGAGAAGATTGTTGTAACCGTTTTGTACATGGTAGTTGGTCGCAAAATCCATATCAAAAGCAGTCTTAATCTCTGCAACCCCTTCTGCACGTAAATCGCTAAGGGTTGTTTCAAGCTGTGTCAGAGAATTAACACCAGGAACCGCCAGCACTGTCAGACCAGTCAGTGCATGAATCACGTCAGCTTTCATAGGACCTTCTGTCAGCACCAGCATAGGCCTAACCGGGCCTGCAAGATGTGTCCATCCTTCTGCAGGGCAACCATCCGGCCGCTCTGTACTGGATACCCAGCGAAATTTTCTCTTTTTCACCTTATCTCTGCGTATCTGAAGCCCTTGAATTCTTCCTTTCTGGTCTCTCATTGGAATTAAGATACCGCGTTCTTCATGGATGAAAGTCCATGTACCGCTTTCATTCCTGTAAAAACCAGGAACCCCAGCTAAGTACATCCCTTCGGACTGAAGTTTGCCGGCAATCGCTGTCATACCGACCACAGGTGTTGTCCTGTATCCAAGCCGAATAATGTCATCCTCCATCAACCCTCTGCCAAGCAGGTTCTCTTTATGGTCTGCCGCCAGCGTCAGCTTATCGAGCAGCGCACTGTATGTGGCATGACGGGTATCAACATCCGTTATTGGGCATTCAGGCTTTGCCTGCGGCTGTATCCTCTTTTTGGGTTTAGGCCGGTTATCAGGCATTCCCAGTTTCTCCACCAGAGCTTTTCGCACTTTGTCACGCGGAACCCCGGTATATAAGGAGTACAGATCAAATATACCACCAGATATTCCGCACCGCGGGCAGCGATACACTTCTTTTTTCAAATTGATGTTCAAATGCTTTTTCCGTGGGCTTTCATCACAGCATGGGCACTGCACATAATAGGAGCTTCTTCCAGACGGCGGCATCGGGATTCCCAGCAACGAAACAACATCGCTCATATGAAATATTTCCATGCTGCCTCCTTTCCTTTTTCAAACTTGCGGGGAACAGCACGCTGTCCCCTGCCTCTTCTCATTGCTGTTTTCCTTATAACCCACAGTTTTCCTTAAACGATGCAACCCCTGAAGGATCGTATTCCGCCAGCTTTTCCAGATCGAATGCCACCGCCGCATATCTGCCATATCCGGATTTCACGGTGTAAGGCAGCACTTTTCCCAGTTTGTTCTCCCTGATAAACCTTAACAGGTCTTTGCTGATATCTCCGTTAATGAATGCTTCGTTATCCTCCAGATCATAGGCTGGTAGGTTGACCGTCATATCTGCAAAGGGTTCCGGACCATCTTCTCCGTAATTGATCATACCGATGTGCAGCCGCCCGCCATAAGCATATTGGTTGACATGCAACGAGACCATTTCATCTCCAAACTCCCATTTGAAACGAAGCTTTTTCGTTTTTTCACACATTTTTTGTCCTCCTTTTCGTCTTGTTCCTAGCCAGGGGATGACCGCGTTAATCCCCTGGTCTTTAGCGCCTGTTATGCAATTGTCTGTTGAAGGGAAAATTCACAAATCAGCTTCGCGGCAGCTTTAATTTCCTCGCCGCCAGTGAATTTCGTTGCTACCCATTTAATTGCACCAGGATCCAGCGATAATACCTCGCCAAGCGTTTTCCCGCTGAATTTTGAGATTGGGCAAGGCACATTCATTGCCTGTGCCAGCTTTTCTTCTGGAGTCAGTTCCTTTTGCACCGGTTCATTTACAGTGTATTCCTCTTGTGCCGGTTCCGGTTTTGGTTCTGACACCTCGTGTTTTTCTGCTGATTCTGTTTGAGGTTGAGCGGCGGAGATTCCCAGCTCATCCACAGCTGAAGGCTCAAAATCTTCACCTGCCATAGAAAACTGAAGTCCAAAACCTGCATTTCGGAGAGCAATTCCGACAGCAGCTGTCTGGGCCCATTCCCGTGGTGAAACCGAAGGTTTCTCCTCACAATATCCTCTGGATGCCGTCGCTTCTGCCAGATAACAGTCCGTTGCATCCTTATAGTTTGGATACACGCGGGCAGTTGCCACAAAGCAATCCTTTGCAGAATTCACCTGTACCGCAATGCGTCCTTCCGGATATTTCAGACGGAACCACGCCATCTGAATCATGACCGGGAGGCGCTTGCGCACCTCTCCGGTTCCCAGATCTGTATAATCCACAGCAAACGGCGTAGGATCAAATCCATCCACCTGATGAATAGTTTCGATTTTGGCGAGCATTGCTGCCTTCTCATTCGAGTTATTCTGACTCATTATTGTAGCCTCCTTATAAATTGATATATGTGTTCCGATACTGCATCCAAACCGGCAGAATCGTATGAACATATTGACTGATACTTGTTTTGTACTGCTCCTGTGTCCCTGCCTTAAAGCTGGAAAACCGCTTTCTGCCGTCCTGTACAACATGCTCAAAAGAACTGAGTGCTGTTTCACGACGCTTCTGGCCTTCTGCATCGGCTTTTAATCCGAATCGTCTTTCATTTAAGGTAAAACGTACATACGCATCTACCATTTGAAAGTGATAGCCCATGACCTTTGTATCCATTGTGATTGGCGCGGACTTACAAAAAGACTGAAATGTTTCCAAGACGCAAATGCGGTAATTCAGTTCCTGCATAATCAGCAAATCTTCCGGCGGAAGACTGTTCTCGGCAATCTGGGACCTGATAGTATTCTGTTTCTCAAGATATTGATCTAATATTGTAGCCATAGCTGCTCCTTTCTTCAAGCGCCTGCAGC includes the following:
- a CDS encoding toxin-antitoxin system HicB family antitoxin; amino-acid sequence: MTKMGRPKEDNAKRKSITVRLSEKTHAELTRYAAEHKITMTEVALRSLEEYLSKRK
- a CDS encoding site-specific integrase, giving the protein MAKTRKDERGRALRKGEVQRASDKRYMYTYTDPLGRRRSIYAQDLATLREKEKQLMKDQLDGLDLYVAGKASINDTYDRYISTKYDLRATTRSNYDYMYDRFVRHTFGKKKIADIKYSDVLQFYCYLLKEEELSLGTLDSIHTLLHPTFQLAVRDEIIRKNPSDGIMKEVSKKADKSRGVRHALTIEQQRVFLEYISNHPVYYHWWPLFTVLLGTGCRIGEALGLRWEDLDFDNQILSINHSLVYYPVGKSRKSVLRISKPKTDAGIRTIPMLDIVCDAFHMEHEEQEETGFNETEIDGMTGFVFINRFGSVLNPQAVNRTIKRIIIGYNAEEVINAKRERREPIILPDFSCHHLRHTFCTRLCEHETNLKVIQAIMGHRNIETTMDIYAEATDQKKKESFENLSKLDIF
- a CDS encoding ParM/StbA family protein translates to MLIAIDHGNYAIKTTNHSFISGLSEHTVKPPMTDEILEYGGKYWTLSGRRLSYMRDKTQDDRYFILTLFAIAKELENRGQYTPVEQIQLAVGLPPEHFGVLKDKFARYFKRDGIIKFVYGDKPYSIKIDRVMVFPQAYAAVIPQSSLVVHTVRMFVVDIGGYTTDVLLLKNGKPDLQFCRSLETGIITMNNEIIRKVGALHDMRIEDEHISAVLQSENTILPEDVKETICEVTKLHAQDILNQLRELQVDLRSNPAVFIGGGSILLKHFLMSSPLVAKADFVESPNANALGYEMLGRKTLSLRPLG
- a CDS encoding helix-turn-helix domain-containing protein, with amino-acid sequence MNEKKEDKWIGLEEASIYMDVTKDTVRNWIKRTDIPAHKIGKLWKFKKLELDEWIKSGKSAL
- a CDS encoding McrB family protein, with translation MEKVFSVLWRNYNQATIDTLTGKSAGQYDIRLGASKKLAKCFELVNKENYTANGGFDVNVDLEGYSFNGASVPKQTVGVRYMGINSARKDWYIRSQRPGTAYPMWVETTRMPKAVDEKSYIVLIRTMSDKYFGRVLLENEVSGLPQVLQDAIQETPDCGMYIPGVHVSNEAEKLYNELMTHTNLLMYGPPGTGKTTLMQEVVTLFNNGGVSNLMFDEDQISDYFSLGSDLVKSKTTWTTFHQSYSYEEFIIGMSTDSSSKKLIDIKPKPGKLLELCEYAREKNQRSLLVIDELNRANVSKVFGEFITIIEPDKRLDAYGNKRNSTVEIQLPYLGYGEKLDFTTSDGKYSVSNPFLMPAEVYTIASMNSVDKSIYPLDSALRRRFYRYNDYPEILSLETHYDIVRIVYASNPSTDVKDHDIKMLLVLIKDMMKHINEKVQIFLGKDYMLGYSYVWKLSEENNPEQLMDSFLYSLYNQILPQLEEIFRNREEQLMYLLGCEEGRAAPYTVTNPSDEEVDLGGVEIISTNTMTAIDAIRWMESLK
- a CDS encoding DUF6462 family protein, whose amino-acid sequence is MGYKRKDVEQTKQYAKKFVRYKEGAEKYSLGLTKFQELAKEAKAVYKIDGIALVNCEIFEKFLESFREY
- a CDS encoding helix-turn-helix domain-containing protein, with the translated sequence MDYVILGKNIRKYRQMRGMRQEDLAELCDCGNSHIGQIENARGIPSLDMIVRIANALSVTVDQLLREYYTEPEKVYLREIAERIEKYPVKQRVYACEGLAEFLNTIEKFSHTDE
- a CDS encoding DUF4313 domain-containing protein: MCEKTKKLRFKWEFGDEMVSLHVNQYAYGGRLHIGMINYGEDGPEPFADMTVNLPAYDLEDNEAFINGDISKDLLRFIRENKLGKVLPYTVKSGYGRYAAVAFDLEKLAEYDPSGVASFKENCGL
- a CDS encoding McrC family protein codes for the protein MKQILVKELREYNYKDLFSEYESAHLIQELEVKSDELKTKLGMRVQPIQIYTRKKTRKIKFQGIAGVITLKQLEIEIMPKFLKTGDKWRESLFNMIYWSRSNRLLTQKSSHITTSTFSFYDHVAMMFIETMEDALGKDSIHSYRAIEEASRFLKGRLLLSEQLKNVISHPGIMFYECDLFDTDNEFNYLLHWCTKTLIAKVRNNWLRIKLKMIIDVSPKTHKIYNIPVNTKLPPQYSHYLEAINIANNIALGYSYYHSEKLGGGIGYVVNTEVIYEKFVEKILQQIKTTTYGIKSEAQSSLLFARAVSANTSSYYTVPDNKLYKDGTPRLLIDAKYKNIYADDKQKKPINADIYQLFTSLVTHNCDTGILISPCENDEAITEHSWEVTDGSKDYKLFSLTIDMSDLSSVDRIEKLKERLFSYIDKKW
- a CDS encoding sigma-70 family RNA polymerase sigma factor, whose amino-acid sequence is MNHQQKSEHDELRARFTAWLETTVYRARLKYLEREKPKVNIVSIEELPESALAVSEKAAYYANPKSAFDFEEERLAEAFAKLPIKRQEILTMLFVEERKPEEIARILNCSPQHVYDQRYQALKKLRIALTKDGDKL
- a CDS encoding DUF3854 domain-containing protein, whose product is MEIFHMSDVVSLLGIPMPPSGRSSYYVQCPCCDESPRKKHLNINLKKEVYRCPRCGISGGIFDLYSLYTGVPRDKVRKALVEKLGMPDNRPKPKKRIQPQAKPECPITDVDTRHATYSALLDKLTLAADHKENLLGRGLMEDDIIRLGYRTTPVVGMTAIAGKLQSEGMYLAGVPGFYRNESGTWTFIHEERGILIPMRDQKGRIQGLQIRRDKVKKRKFRWVSSTERPDGCPAEGWTHLAGPVRPMLVLTEGPMKADVIHALTGLTVLAVPGVNSLTQLETTLSDLRAEGVAEIKTAFDMDFATNYHVQNGYNNLLSLLGNMGFRFGTYLWDPRYKGLDDYIWEYCFQKKR
- a CDS encoding helix-turn-helix domain-containing protein, encoding MNHMEFEKMLQAAVSGSHEALEQLFLLYAPLIDKHSKVDGQIDEDLRQYILIHIALNISKFVF